In the genome of Nitrospinota bacterium, one region contains:
- a CDS encoding biotin/lipoyl-binding protein: MFKFSSHRSFIPFIYTLAVLFSGCSVQKDAVEAKKPKGFSLPVELGKVVRMDVKDHVRTVGTVLEVKRVFLSAEVDGKIIEISAKEGMHVKEGDVLAKIDPENYQLEVERLQHRLDSASKELEIAEMGLRPEEQKKLKTREDAAQSSLDLALIKRKRIERLVKDGVMAQSSLDNIIDEVRRAEERLKARQSSRKAGLQAREEDIAKRIAEVEAIKKQYDQTLLNLSKTSIRASFDGVVINKLVEQGTFVKRGTPVTEMVSSQGLKAVMTLPQGYREKLNKLESIEIFIKEIGAKIFIDKKHAKRIQVIPDANIYSGNINFWIDLDGKDSNLFPGLTFEAQLFMGKRRNVLHVPATALVISEQGTAVYIVKEGKAHIVPVQAFKERNGFVEVRDFTRQLSSKVDLILRGSGAVFPQATVMAVDVNSGH; the protein is encoded by the coding sequence ATGTTTAAATTTTCAAGCCATAGAAGTTTCATTCCCTTTATATATACATTGGCTGTTTTGTTTTCGGGTTGTTCCGTGCAAAAAGATGCTGTTGAGGCCAAAAAACCCAAAGGGTTTTCCCTGCCGGTTGAGCTTGGCAAGGTGGTGAGAATGGACGTGAAAGATCATGTGCGGACTGTTGGCACTGTTCTCGAGGTTAAACGTGTTTTCCTTTCTGCTGAAGTCGATGGAAAAATTATTGAAATTTCCGCCAAAGAAGGAATGCATGTCAAAGAGGGTGATGTTCTGGCAAAAATTGATCCTGAAAACTATCAACTGGAAGTTGAGCGTTTGCAGCACAGGCTTGATTCTGCATCAAAGGAACTCGAGATAGCAGAAATGGGTTTGCGTCCTGAAGAGCAGAAGAAACTTAAAACCCGGGAAGATGCCGCGCAAAGCAGTCTGGACCTGGCTTTGATAAAACGGAAAAGGATTGAGCGGTTGGTCAAGGATGGAGTGATGGCACAGTCTTCCCTTGATAATATCATTGACGAGGTCCGCCGTGCGGAAGAGCGATTGAAGGCCCGTCAAAGTAGCCGGAAAGCGGGCTTGCAAGCCAGGGAAGAAGATATCGCTAAACGTATTGCGGAAGTGGAAGCCATTAAGAAGCAATATGACCAGACTTTGTTGAACTTGAGTAAAACATCCATTCGAGCTTCTTTTGATGGGGTGGTCATTAATAAACTTGTTGAGCAGGGAACGTTTGTTAAACGGGGCACCCCGGTTACAGAGATGGTTTCGTCTCAGGGATTGAAAGCGGTCATGACATTACCTCAAGGGTACCGTGAAAAGTTAAACAAATTGGAAAGTATCGAAATATTTATAAAAGAAATTGGTGCCAAAATTTTTATAGATAAGAAGCATGCTAAGCGTATTCAAGTTATCCCGGATGCTAATATCTATTCAGGTAATATTAATTTCTGGATAGACTTGGATGGTAAAGATTCAAATTTGTTTCCCGGCCTTACTTTTGAAGCTCAACTTTTTATGGGTAAGCGAAGGAATGTGCTGCATGTTCCTGCTACAGCCCTGGTTATTTCTGAACAGGGGACAGCCGTATATATTGTTAAGGAAGGTAAAGCACATATAGTCCCTGTACAAGCATTCAAAGAGAGGAACGGATTTGTGGAGGTACGGGATTTCACCAGGCAATTAAGCTCAAAGGTGGATCTTATTCTGAGAGGGTCAGGAGCGGTATTCCCTCAAGCCACAGTGATGGCTGTTGATGTGAATTCAGGCCATTGA
- a CDS encoding formylglycine-generating enzyme family protein — protein sequence MRCFEKFLFIFLFFMLSTLFPGLSLSSNREMVLIPSGSFRMGADLEPDQSPIHEVFLDSFYIDVYEVTQENFESIMKYNPSKHKGPNLPVEFVDWFEANEYCRKINKRLPSEAEWEKAVRGNNNSRFYWGNTIDGRFAWFKSNSQGKTHPVGTKQPNSYGIYDMSGNVWEWVSDWYEESYYSNSPYSNPKGPETGRFKVQRGGSWSNLADYHSSSYRMVYGPTGKDEFNGFRCAKSK from the coding sequence ATGCGCTGTTTTGAAAAGTTTTTATTTATTTTTCTGTTCTTTATGCTTTCCACGCTTTTCCCGGGTCTATCTTTGTCGAGCAACAGAGAAATGGTATTAATTCCTTCTGGTAGTTTCAGGATGGGTGCCGACCTGGAACCTGACCAATCGCCGATTCATGAGGTATTTCTGGATTCTTTTTACATTGATGTTTATGAGGTAACACAAGAAAATTTTGAAAGTATTATGAAATATAATCCTTCAAAGCATAAAGGCCCCAATCTACCCGTCGAATTTGTTGACTGGTTTGAAGCTAATGAGTATTGCCGAAAAATAAATAAACGATTACCCAGTGAGGCGGAATGGGAAAAAGCAGTCCGAGGTAACAATAATTCCAGGTTTTATTGGGGAAATACAATAGATGGGAGGTTTGCCTGGTTTAAGTCGAACTCACAAGGCAAAACACATCCAGTAGGAACCAAACAGCCGAATTCATATGGAATCTATGACATGTCTGGCAATGTTTGGGAATGGGTTTCTGACTGGTACGAAGAAAGTTATTATAGCAACAGCCCATATTCCAACCCGAAAGGTCCTGAAACCGGAAGGTTTAAAGTGCAAAGAGGGGGTTCCTGGTCCAACCTGGCTGACTATCATTCCTCAAGTTATCGAATGGTGTATGGGCCTACTGGCAAAGATGAGTTTAATGGTTTCAGGTGCGCCAAATCAAAATAA
- a CDS encoding tetratricopeptide repeat protein, translated as MKKFQLLSLLFLGFLAMVFWRVSVMEKTMDAEDYLSLGIEKGSQGMHDEAINLFKQALTINPDLVPAYLALGNAYGNTRNYKNSINAYKEGIQLNPRHKDVPRMEMNIAWISHVAHDDETAILYTKKAIQSYTDRNDYKGVAEAGFRLRMFENKK; from the coding sequence ATGAAAAAATTTCAATTATTATCCCTACTTTTTCTAGGCTTTTTAGCAATGGTTTTCTGGAGGGTTTCTGTAATGGAAAAAACCATGGATGCGGAAGACTATCTGAGCCTTGGAATTGAAAAAGGAAGCCAGGGAATGCACGACGAGGCTATAAACCTTTTCAAGCAGGCCTTGACTATAAACCCAGACCTTGTGCCTGCATATTTAGCTTTGGGCAATGCCTATGGTAATACCAGGAACTATAAGAATTCCATAAACGCTTATAAAGAGGGAATACAATTAAACCCTCGTCATAAAGATGTGCCGCGGATGGAAATGAATATTGCCTGGATTTCACATGTAGCTCATGACGATGAAACAGCAATTCTTTATACAAAAAAAGCTATTCAGTCCTACACTGATCGTAATGATTATAAAGGGGTGGCTGAAGCAGGTTTCAGGTTACGTATGTTTGAAAATAAAAAATAA
- a CDS encoding cyclic nucleotide-binding domain-containing protein, which produces MADEITKEEFAWIYEVFKKVEVFTGLNYAERETLIEEMYKLSYKPEDNIFKEGDAPNACFLIYKGNAKVIKNKRLVIKKEVTTIGPGSFFGEMAFLTYAPRVARVTAETDLVCFVLLKSTFQRLLEKNSAFKSWLETLSAKRMVKLDSI; this is translated from the coding sequence ATGGCTGACGAGATAACCAAAGAAGAGTTTGCCTGGATATATGAGGTGTTTAAAAAGGTCGAGGTTTTTACCGGACTGAACTACGCAGAACGGGAAACTTTGATCGAAGAGATGTATAAGCTGAGTTACAAACCTGAAGACAACATCTTTAAAGAAGGGGATGCCCCCAATGCCTGCTTTTTGATTTATAAGGGTAATGCAAAGGTGATTAAAAACAAAAGGCTGGTTATTAAAAAAGAGGTCACCACTATTGGTCCCGGTTCTTTTTTTGGGGAAATGGCTTTTCTCACCTACGCGCCTCGCGTCGCTAGGGTGACTGCCGAAACGGACCTGGTTTGTTTCGTTCTACTCAAATCAACGTTTCAACGTTTACTGGAAAAAAACTCTGCCTTCAAAAGCTGGCTCGAAACTCTCTCCGCCAAACGCATGGTCAAACTCGATAGCATCTAA
- a CDS encoding MerR family transcriptional regulator: MTQTDNMDNLISIGELSRLTGITTHTLRVWEKRYGTPLSQRLPSGHRRYPKEDVPRLRAIAKALESGYRASKVVSGTLEELQGLLGLKEFIETGSSVSSTGEKDSSSKEMTLERWVKSIHEYDDDFLIHEFHQHWNRVGPLKFIVDFASPLIERVGIGWEQGELSVSQEHFATECLTSFLTNKWRQLNKRKNEWTILMATLPGETHNLGLLMSSVVASLTHAKIIYLGLNNPVESLIKTAKNHKPQIICLSISWLFIEKPLDTENYLIRIKEELGNDTKIICGGKGAPDNLTGIIKLKDFIKFNNWLGEFENSLILN; encoded by the coding sequence ATGACCCAAACAGACAACATGGATAATCTTATTTCAATAGGCGAACTTTCTCGGCTAACAGGAATAACCACGCATACGTTGAGAGTGTGGGAAAAGCGATACGGCACACCCCTCTCTCAACGATTGCCATCTGGACACCGCCGGTATCCCAAAGAAGATGTTCCAAGGCTGCGGGCAATCGCTAAAGCCCTGGAGTCGGGGTACCGGGCAAGTAAAGTCGTATCGGGAACCCTGGAAGAATTGCAGGGGCTGTTGGGTTTGAAAGAGTTTATTGAAACCGGTTCCAGCGTTTCATCAACCGGGGAAAAAGATAGTTCATCCAAAGAAATGACGCTTGAGCGGTGGGTCAAATCAATTCACGAATACGATGATGACTTCCTTATACATGAATTTCATCAACATTGGAATCGTGTTGGTCCTTTGAAATTTATAGTTGACTTTGCCAGCCCCTTAATTGAAAGAGTGGGTATCGGTTGGGAACAAGGAGAGTTGTCTGTATCCCAAGAACATTTCGCAACAGAATGCTTAACCAGTTTTCTCACCAACAAATGGCGGCAGCTCAACAAGAGAAAAAATGAATGGACCATATTGATGGCAACACTGCCTGGAGAAACGCACAACCTGGGCTTACTCATGAGTTCGGTAGTCGCTAGCCTCACTCATGCAAAAATAATATATCTGGGTCTTAATAATCCAGTTGAAAGTTTAATTAAGACCGCAAAGAATCATAAACCGCAAATTATTTGCTTGAGTATTTCTTGGCTTTTTATAGAGAAGCCGTTAGATACGGAAAATTATCTTATTCGAATAAAAGAAGAATTGGGTAACGATACAAAGATTATTTGTGGAGGTAAGGGAGCCCCTGATAATTTAACAGGTATTATCAAGCTTAAAGATTTTATTAAATTTAATAATTGGTTGGGAGAATTTGAAAACTCCCTCATTTTAAACTAA